One Prolixibacteraceae bacterium DNA segment encodes these proteins:
- a CDS encoding ABC transporter permease yields MDRFIFNFHIALEAIKSNKLRSFLTALGIIFGVSAVISMMAIGAGAQQEILNQMKLVGVNNIIVTPIVKQKDQKVAEEQAESNDRFSPGLNLQDLNNITQTLSNIKKISGEVVLNSYMIHNGRRKSIKLIGVNNPYFKMFNFDFMAGNAFVNKQERKGFPVCIIGEQTVKRFFNNQPPIGKTIKCGQQWLTVVGVLKDRGFVTEESKDLGIRNSSLDIYIPLQTMLIRYMNRGMVTKQSILIANRKNEIEKRTDGTGKAKEVENQLDRIVVQVSQTEELGATAKIIHRILKRRHNDNVDFEIKVPELLLKQQQKTKEIFNMVLGAIAGISLLVGGIGIMNIMLASVMERIKEIGLRIALGAQKRDIIQQFLFEAMLISLVGGIIGITLGVLGSFIISKFADIETVISFASIVTSFGVSSFIGIVFGITPAKKAANQNPITSLRHE; encoded by the coding sequence ATGGATCGATTTATATTTAACTTTCATATCGCTCTTGAGGCGATAAAATCAAATAAACTGCGATCTTTTTTAACTGCATTAGGAATTATCTTTGGTGTGAGTGCTGTGATCTCTATGATGGCAATTGGAGCCGGAGCACAACAAGAAATTCTCAATCAGATGAAACTAGTCGGGGTAAATAATATCATTGTTACTCCAATAGTCAAACAAAAAGATCAAAAAGTTGCAGAAGAACAGGCTGAATCGAATGATCGATTTTCGCCTGGTTTAAACCTACAGGATCTCAATAATATTACACAAACACTCTCAAATATTAAAAAAATAAGTGGAGAAGTAGTGCTCAATAGTTATATGATTCACAATGGGAGGCGAAAATCTATCAAACTTATTGGGGTCAATAACCCATATTTCAAGATGTTTAATTTTGATTTTATGGCAGGGAATGCTTTTGTTAATAAACAAGAACGAAAGGGATTTCCTGTGTGTATTATTGGAGAACAAACAGTAAAAAGATTCTTTAATAACCAGCCCCCCATTGGTAAAACAATTAAGTGTGGACAACAATGGTTGACTGTTGTTGGAGTACTTAAAGATAGAGGATTTGTCACAGAAGAGTCAAAAGATTTGGGTATTAGAAACTCAAGTTTAGATATTTATATTCCTCTGCAGACGATGCTCATTAGATATATGAATAGAGGAATGGTTACAAAGCAATCAATCCTTATCGCAAATAGAAAAAATGAGATCGAGAAACGTACTGATGGAACTGGAAAAGCAAAAGAGGTAGAGAATCAACTTGATCGCATTGTTGTTCAGGTATCACAGACCGAGGAACTTGGTGCCACAGCCAAGATAATCCATCGTATACTTAAACGTAGGCATAATGACAATGTAGACTTTGAGATTAAAGTCCCTGAACTACTCCTCAAACAGCAACAAAAGACCAAAGAAATTTTTAATATGGTCTTAGGTGCAATTGCTGGTATTTCACTTCTTGTAGGAGGTATTGGTATTATGAATATCATGCTTGCATCGGTGATGGAGAGAATTAAAGAGATTGGGTTAAGAATTGCTTTGGGGGCCCAAAAAAGGGATATTATACAGCAGTTCCTATTTGAGGCAATGCTTATTAGCCTTGTAGGGGGAATTATTGGAATTACACTCGGTGTATTGGGCTCCTTTATCATCTCTAAATTTGCGGATATTGAAACAGTGATCTCCTTTGCATCTATAGTAACATCTTTTGGGGTCTCTTCATTTATTGGTATTGTATTTGGAATCACTCCTGCGAAAAAAGCTGCAAACCAAAACCCAATAACTTCACTAAGACATGAATAA
- a CDS encoding efflux RND transporter periplasmic adaptor subunit, protein MKHILKKGLTKKRWIFVTVSAVILTLFLIFNKGEEKKNIITANVESQDLIIDVNTTGELDALNSVKIQAPEGLRKARLWQVKINKIVEEGKRVKKGEFIAELDKSTLSDQIKNSSDDVILVESNMIQQRLDTTLSLRQARDNILNLEYQVKEAEIKLEQSAFEPPATIKQAKMNVQKSKRSLDQSKMSYEVKQKQMSVRMTQLATKYSKKKRQLDFLISLQSDFTIIAPEDGMVIYKKDNWSGQKVKEGSTINAYDATVATLPDLSKMVSKTYINEVDIRKIKKNQQVEIGLDAFPDKHYTGVVTKIANVGEQKPNSDAKVFEVEITINESDSIFRPAMTTSNRIITKVIEDQKLIPIEALFTDNDSTFFVYRKAGFGFKKQFVKIGESNDQNISITNGLEANDVVSLNRIEE, encoded by the coding sequence ATGAAACACATATTAAAAAAAGGACTTACTAAGAAAAGATGGATCTTTGTAACGGTATCTGCTGTTATCTTAACTCTATTTCTAATCTTTAATAAAGGAGAGGAGAAGAAAAATATTATCACTGCAAATGTCGAATCTCAAGACCTTATTATCGATGTTAATACAACAGGAGAACTCGACGCACTAAATTCTGTTAAGATACAAGCTCCTGAAGGACTACGAAAAGCACGCTTATGGCAGGTTAAAATTAACAAAATAGTAGAAGAAGGTAAGAGAGTAAAAAAAGGCGAATTCATTGCAGAATTAGATAAATCGACACTAAGTGACCAAATAAAAAACTCAAGTGATGATGTTATCTTAGTAGAATCGAATATGATTCAACAACGTTTAGATACAACCCTTTCTCTTAGGCAAGCACGAGACAATATACTGAACTTAGAATATCAAGTAAAAGAAGCTGAAATTAAGTTAGAGCAATCTGCTTTTGAGCCACCTGCAACCATAAAACAGGCTAAGATGAATGTTCAAAAGAGTAAGAGATCTCTTGATCAAAGCAAGATGAGCTATGAAGTGAAGCAGAAGCAGATGAGTGTAAGAATGACTCAATTAGCAACAAAATACTCGAAGAAAAAACGTCAATTAGATTTCTTAATTTCACTTCAATCAGATTTCACCATTATAGCTCCTGAAGATGGAATGGTCATTTATAAAAAAGACAATTGGTCAGGACAAAAGGTGAAAGAAGGATCTACAATTAATGCATACGATGCAACCGTTGCAACCCTTCCTGATCTTAGCAAGATGGTATCTAAGACTTATATCAACGAAGTAGATATCCGAAAGATAAAGAAAAATCAACAAGTAGAGATTGGATTGGATGCTTTCCCAGACAAGCACTATACTGGTGTGGTTACCAAAATAGCGAATGTAGGGGAGCAGAAGCCTAATTCTGATGCAAAAGTATTTGAAGTAGAGATTACAATCAATGAATCAGACTCTATCTTCCGACCAGCAATGACTACTTCGAACCGAATCATTACAAAGGTTATAGAAGATCAAAAACTAATCCCAATAGAAGCCTTATTTACAGATAATGACTCCACATTCTTTGTATACAGAAAAGCTGGGTTTGGATTCAAAAAACAATTTGTAAAAATTGGTGAAAGTAACGATCAAAATATATCGATAACCAATGGTCTCGAAGCCAATGATGTCGTTTCATTGAATAGAATTGAGGAGTAA
- a CDS encoding ABC transporter ATP-binding protein, with protein MIEISGLIKDYQMGMSSVRALDHISLNIHKGEYVSFMGPSGSGKTTLMNIIGCLDLPTEGGYHLNGKSIFNIDADEMAAIRNHEIGFVFQSFNLLPRNTALENVALPLVYAGISKEDRLERAKQSLERVGLGNRIDHKPSELSGGQQQRVAIARALVNNPSLILADEPTGALDTKTSYEIMDLFESLHEKGHSIIMVTHEEEIAEYAKRVIRMRDGKIESDKMNSI; from the coding sequence ATAATCGAAATAAGTGGTTTGATCAAGGATTACCAAATGGGTATGTCGTCGGTTAGAGCACTAGATCACATCTCATTAAATATTCATAAAGGAGAATATGTTAGTTTCATGGGGCCATCTGGCTCTGGAAAAACTACTTTGATGAATATCATAGGATGCCTAGATCTACCCACAGAAGGAGGCTACCATCTTAATGGTAAAAGTATTTTTAATATTGATGCGGATGAGATGGCAGCGATAAGAAATCATGAAATTGGATTCGTCTTCCAATCCTTTAATTTGCTCCCTCGAAACACTGCACTAGAGAATGTGGCACTTCCCTTGGTGTATGCTGGAATAAGTAAAGAAGATCGCTTAGAAAGAGCCAAACAGTCTTTAGAAAGAGTCGGACTTGGCAACAGAATAGATCACAAACCTTCAGAGTTATCTGGTGGACAGCAACAACGTGTAGCGATCGCAAGAGCATTAGTAAACAATCCATCACTAATCTTAGCCGACGAACCCACTGGTGCTCTAGATACCAAAACATCTTATGAAATCATGGATCTCTTCGAGAGCCTACATGAGAAAGGACACAGTATTATCATGGTAACCCATGAAGAGGAGATTGCTGAATATGCAAAAAGAGTTATTCGCATGAGAGATGGTAAGATTGAATCCGATAAAATGAACTCAATATAA
- a CDS encoding TolC family protein, producing the protein MNKHYIKLSFTLLLAFLSTLGSYGQLKQLTLDEVISLAKEHSLEAQKAVNTRDNKYWKYRNYIATTLPNLSLSGNLPDYNRSIDPVVQNDGSTAFRSRSQARSDLNLRLSQYIPITGAKISLGSGLQRIDVLEGSDEGVSYATNPISVTIEQPIFTYNAFKWNKKIEPILFDESKKEYQEKFENISFRATQYFFQLLLAQVDYTIAMTNKANNDTIYNIGKGRYNLGKIAENELLQLQLNTLSSSRDVATSKISLETARLNLNAYIGRPKGEDFELISPSNLPIFHIDPEIALEQAKENRQQYLAFKRRRIQAEQQVAEAKGRSSLNVNVIGSYGLSQSAEDIHSSYQDLQNQQRFKIGFNIPLVDWKQRKSKLLMAEAQQRLTENTITQEMQLFEQEILVLTQKIPIIYDRVKSTKIANKIAKKQYEISRQRYMVSNISITDLNLALKSKDNASSSYLRALQDFWTSYYQLRMLTMYNFEDNNPIVNSTETTM; encoded by the coding sequence ATGAATAAACATTATATAAAACTTTCCTTTACACTACTCTTAGCTTTTTTATCGACGCTAGGCAGTTATGGTCAATTGAAACAATTAACTTTAGACGAGGTTATTTCTCTTGCTAAAGAACACTCTCTTGAAGCACAAAAAGCCGTGAATACTAGAGACAATAAATATTGGAAATATCGTAACTACATTGCGACGACGCTTCCGAACTTAAGTTTGTCTGGAAATCTTCCTGATTACAATAGAAGTATCGATCCTGTCGTTCAGAATGATGGCTCGACTGCTTTCCGTAGTAGGAGTCAAGCCCGATCAGATCTTAACCTTAGACTCTCGCAATATATTCCAATAACAGGAGCTAAAATTTCATTAGGAAGTGGACTTCAACGTATTGATGTATTAGAAGGAAGTGATGAAGGAGTATCGTATGCAACCAATCCCATCTCAGTAACGATTGAACAGCCGATTTTTACCTACAATGCGTTTAAATGGAACAAAAAAATAGAACCCATCCTTTTCGACGAGTCCAAAAAAGAGTACCAAGAGAAGTTTGAAAACATCAGCTTTAGAGCAACACAATACTTCTTTCAACTTTTATTGGCACAGGTAGATTATACTATTGCGATGACAAATAAAGCAAATAACGATACGATCTATAATATTGGTAAGGGTAGATATAACTTAGGTAAAATAGCCGAGAATGAGCTTCTTCAGCTTCAATTAAACACCCTCTCTTCGAGTAGAGATGTTGCGACTTCCAAGATATCATTGGAAACTGCAAGACTTAACCTGAATGCATATATAGGGCGTCCCAAAGGGGAAGATTTTGAGCTAATTAGTCCATCGAACTTACCAATATTCCATATTGATCCCGAGATAGCTTTAGAACAAGCGAAAGAGAATCGACAGCAGTATCTAGCGTTTAAAAGACGTCGTATTCAAGCGGAGCAACAAGTTGCGGAGGCCAAAGGTCGTTCTTCTCTAAATGTAAATGTGATAGGTAGTTATGGTTTATCTCAATCAGCAGAAGATATTCACTCATCTTATCAAGATCTACAAAACCAGCAACGATTTAAGATCGGATTTAATATTCCATTAGTAGATTGGAAGCAGAGAAAATCGAAGCTTTTGATGGCAGAAGCTCAACAGAGGTTGACTGAAAATACGATTACCCAAGAGATGCAACTTTTTGAACAAGAGATTCTCGTACTAACACAAAAAATACCTATCATTTATGATCGTGTTAAGTCGACTAAGATTGCAAACAAAATTGCAAAGAAACAGTATGAGATATCAAGACAAAGATATATGGTATCGAATATTAGCATTACAGATCTAAACCTTGCGCTTAAATCAAAAGATAATGCAAGTAGTTCATACCTTAGAGCACTTCAAGATTTCTGGACTTCTTATTATCAATTGAGAATGTTAACGATGTATAACTTCGAAGATAATAATCCAATAGTGAACTCTACCGAAACAACGATGTAA